From the genome of Mesorhizobium japonicum MAFF 303099, one region includes:
- a CDS encoding class I SAM-dependent methyltransferase → MEGSLPHGRPDACSVTALTPHGAKQFILDNTALMAPPHVPEIRLRLADEAHDLWQRTEDELVEIGLPPPFWAFAWAGGQGLARYVLDNPDTVRGKRVLDFASGSGLVAIAAAKAGAAEVIATDIDPFCATAIRLNSEANGVGIDFLGTDCIGTDAGWDVVLAGDVFYDKSFADRLMPWFATLKARGAEIFVGDPGRSYLPKSGLEPLAVYEVDVTRALEDSLVKRTTVWRFA, encoded by the coding sequence ATGGAAGGAAGTCTGCCGCATGGGCGGCCTGACGCCTGCTCCGTGACGGCGCTGACCCCGCACGGCGCGAAGCAATTCATCCTCGACAACACGGCACTGATGGCGCCGCCGCATGTGCCCGAGATTCGGCTGCGCCTCGCCGATGAAGCGCACGATCTTTGGCAGCGGACCGAGGACGAGCTGGTTGAGATCGGCCTGCCGCCGCCCTTCTGGGCCTTTGCCTGGGCCGGCGGCCAGGGCCTCGCCCGCTATGTCCTGGACAATCCCGACACGGTGCGGGGCAAGCGCGTGCTCGACTTCGCCTCGGGCTCCGGCCTTGTCGCCATCGCCGCCGCCAAGGCCGGCGCTGCTGAAGTAATCGCCACCGACATCGACCCGTTCTGCGCCACCGCGATCCGCCTCAACAGCGAGGCCAACGGCGTCGGGATCGACTTCCTCGGCACGGATTGCATCGGCACCGATGCGGGCTGGGACGTGGTGCTTGCCGGTGACGTTTTCTACGACAAATCCTTCGCCGACCGCCTGATGCCATGGTTTGCGACGCTCAAGGCGCGCGGTGCCGAGATCTTCGTCGGCGATCCCGGCCGGTCGTATCTGCCGAAATCGGGGCTGGAGCCGCTTGCGGTCTATGAGGTGGACGTCACGCGAGCGCTGGAGGATTCCCTGGTCAAGCGCACCACCGTCTGGCGCTTTGCTTGA